The Cryptomeria japonica chromosome 9, Sugi_1.0, whole genome shotgun sequence DNA segment ACGTTTAGGCCAtgtgtttcttttaaaaaaatagaaaaaaataaataataaacaaaaaaaaaggggggggaaataaattttatatgttttgggctagggtttggcgggcggaggagctgAGGCTCAACTCATGCCGCCATCCCTGCGCCCCCCCTCTTCTCCTTCCTCGCGGGTTCGCAGTCCTCCCCGCGACCACGTTGTGGGCCGTAGGgcctgcgtccacaatgtgggctGCAGACCTGCATCCACAATGTGGGCCGTAGGGCCTACGTCCACAATGTGGGCTGCAGACCTgtgtccacaatgtgggccgcagatCTGCAtccacagtgtgggccgcaggGCCTGTATCCACATTGTGGGACGCAGGGTCCTGCGTCATAGTTAgggttttcttaaaaaaaaaaaaaaaagagaaaatataaagtttgttttatttttttatatattttatttgttgttAAAAAAGTAATATATAATATTGACATTTATAAAGTGAAAGAAAAATGTCAAGGGGAAGTATAAAAGAAGTTGAAATAAATTTGTAGGAAGACctattttatttgaaattagattttaaatgtcaaatatatatatatatatatacatgttaaaTACATAGTTGCGTATATTTAAATTTGTGGATTAAAAAAGGGGGTATTCATTAATCATGGATTTTTAGATTTATATTAGTTAACATTAAATTTTGGGGACCAATTCTAATCGGGGAGTATTCTTTGGAAAGGAGATTAAATATGGTCTTAGttggagatctttgaaataattaTACTCTGGTTAATGTTTGGTAATACATGTtaatgagaagttttcatggaatatGAGTCTAAAtttatcttcgtatattttgttattacttcaacgatatgctagtaggatgtatgtaaattttgatatcgtattgttataaaaaaaaatgttgtaaGTTTAAGTTCCATGTTTGCCTTGTTTAGAGTGGcggcaaaccttgatgtatttgcTTCAGACCCTGTCATCtagttacttgtgttggtcatagtCGGGTTACGCCCCTAGTCAGAGTATCGTTAGTCATTAGAACCTGTATTtgcttgaagtgttcagttggGTTCGCTTTAGAAGgaatcattatgtaaattccgtctgaagtgtctattgtatattgtttgtgttcgcctaagaggcaaagatgtaaaagacttataaattatgtactcctaacgatataataccaaaggggtcttgcagttgagcagacctggagatgtagccctttaggggtgaactccgagatcatttctgtgttatgtgatgttttagcttcttttgtttcatgctttaaattatcatggatggtggTATTCTTGTATAAGTGTACGATGGGAAATTTACGAATTTGAATCTAAGTGCatgaaattattcatcttgacaaatgtagaaaccaggttcataaaagattgtaattaagattatggaaaagtattttgataatgttaattaaaagtagtaatagtggaaagaatcttgttgggttacatcattggattaacttgttattaagcatgtaaattgaacgaatgtgaatggaagacaaagttagaattaatgttataattcctagattgaaacctaaaggatgaacatcatataggtatttacctttttatcttggtaaatgagtaacgccatgttaattatgttaatctatattggatgaatttgtttagttattttacgttttaatcttaacaaataatccttaccaaaattaacttgaaaaTTGGGTTAACTCAACTATTTACCCATAATTGTAATCTTAATAAAGgaatcccttatgattgctaaaattgaactaaaatggggagtatttgtatagttgtttacatcttaatcttagtaaatgtatcttttcattttaacttcatttaactaaaaggagtgacatgcaataagatagttatattctaatcctaaagggagaacgtcactatgaacttatgttttaatcctaaagggagaacgtcaataagatgtaaaagacttataaattatgtactcctaacgatataataccaaaggggtcttgcagttgagcagacctggagatgtagccctttaggggtgaactccgagatcatttctgtgttatgtgatgttttagcttcttttgtttcatgctttaaattatcatggatggtggTATTCTTGTATAAGTGTACGATGGGAAATTTACGAATTTGAATCTAAGTGCatgaaattattcatcttgacaaatgtagaaaccaggttcataaaagattgtaattaagattatggaaaagtattttgataatgttaattaaaagtagtaatagtggaaagaatcttgttgggttacatcattggattaacttgttattaagcatgtaaattgaacgaatgtgaatggaagacaaagttagaattaatgttataattcctagattgaaacctaaaggatgaacatcatataggtatttacctttttatcttggtaaatgagtaacgccatgttaattatgttaatctatattggatgaatttgtttagttattttacgttttaatcttaacaaataatccttaccaaaattaacttgaaaaTTGGGTTAACTCAACTATTTACCCATAATTGTAATCTTAATAAAGgaatcccttatgattgctaaaattgaactaaaatggggagtatttgtatagttgtttacatcttaatcttagtaaatgtatcttttcattttaacttcatttaactaaaaggagtgacatgcaataagatagttatattctaatcctaaagggagaacgtcactatgaacttatgttttaatcctgtaataatgaatatcatcttgtAAACTATAATTTAAtctaaaggatgaactcatgtgttccctataccttttcaccttaatgaatttagtccatttattagcattattaaaacttcaatgaatgaattctatggctactcacattattatctccataaaagaactatgactcattagttggttatgctcgAAATTCAAATGATGGAACCCCACTCttttaatggaagtttaatccttaatggaACGAATCCCATCtcattagccatacttttaatatttaagaaagatatcaaatgtgggtggttaacTTAAAACCagtgaatgaacttcgttatatttatcacattgaactttaagggaggcctcttaaatttaataggtgttaatgtgcattgagtaaataacctcacgatggcctcctaaccacccaaggtaaatgaacgcttcctaaaaattctaagatgtcatatcattgaaACACATATATGTAATCAAGttttatgcattatctcgtaattaagatatccagtttaatggatcagatgacgcaagttgagttaggttaaggttatgtaatcgcgttgggaaactccttaagatcgtttagccttccgctgtgttatctaagtttcagACAACTCCAAAATACCGTAAGGATTGTAACTAATCAGTAATACTCTTtactattattaaaaaaaaaaaaaattacactctatttgagtgtttttaacttaaacccttaggggtttcctggcggggcattacattctaCAACAACCactttaatataatattaattaacaaataacatttgATACTACTACATCAAGCGATGCATATAGAATAAATCCTTTTGTAATACATTATTATTATTACCGAATCTAAGATTGTCCTTCAAATGCGAGGGTGGCTTTTGACTATAGAAGAAAAAATCACAGACACATGGTCTCTTACTATATATGCATGCTACAATTTTATACAATAATTGGATTTTACAGCAGCAAGAATTAATAGTTAAGGCAAACAAATTTAACCCTTGCCTTGCCGTGTAACAATGGGCAACTAATGACCAAAAACCAAATAAATTTGTCAAACTTGGGTAGATATatgattgaatatatattttaCTTGTTTGGCAAAATGCTACTACATTCTACCAAAACATTGAGTATATATTTTACTAGTTTGGCTAAATGCCAGTACATTCTACCAGaacatttaataaatattttactaCTTTGGCTAAATGTAATTACATTCCACCAAAACTACTTATTTGATGTAGTGATAATCGCCCTACCATCAAGGTAACTTTTATTACAGCGAGTGTTAGTCCGTGTTGAGGTCGCTGGTTTTCATGTTGTCTTTATTAACAATTCGACTTGGTGGTTTAATGCGAAGCATTTAGAGAGGCATCTACTATTCCTATATCATACTGTGCTTCGGACTATTATATCATACCAACGGATTTTATTTCTTTAAGAATCTGTGTAAGGGGTCGAGCAGGATCTGTTTTCTTACGTGAAAGCCACTATGAACCGTTGTGTCGGTTTCGTATGCATTCTACTGGAGCTTCTCTACAAGAGGTCAGTTCTGGCGCAGCTATTTGTGGTGGCGGCTGCGCTAGGGTGGCTGCTGGTTCAAGTCATCGCCAAATGGCGGCGGCAGGAATGTTATCTTGTAGACTTCACATGCTACAAACCGCCGGCCGAGCGGCAGGCTAACACGGAGATGAGCATTTACATATCGGCAAGTAGTGAGCCGATTATTCCAGAAAATTCGAAATTCCAGTGGAAAATATTTCTACGCTCCGGTCTGGGAGAAGAGACTTCGCTGTCGCGCCACTTTTTCAACGAAGGAATGGTGCCGACATTGGAGGAAGCGCGTGTGGAGATGGAGGAGACCTTCTTCGCAACGGCGGACGAGCTGTTTGCCAGGACGGGTGTCACGCCGCAAGACATCGATATAGTCATAGTAACGGTCTCCACCTTCACGGCGGCGCCCTCGCACGCCGCCGTTGTCGCGAACCACTATAATATGAAGGAAAACGTGAAGACGTTTAATCTTTCCGGCATGGGGTGCAGCGCCGGTGTTTTAGCGGTGGACATGGCCAAGGATCTGTTGCTCGTAAATCCGGACTCGTACGTTCTCATCCTCACCACCGAGAACACAACTGTCAATGCAAACTACCCCGGCAACGACAGAACCTTCATGCTCACCAGCTGCCTTTTTCGAGTTGGCGGCGCCGCCCTGCTTCTCTCCAACAAACCGCAAGAGGTCGCGCGAGCCAAAATGCGGCTTGTCCATTCCATTCGGACCAACGTAGCCGCCAATGACGAGGCCTACAGTTGCATATTTGTGGCGGAGGACGACGACGGCGTGTACGGTGTCCGTCTTCTCCATTCTCTCCACGCCGTCGCTGCCAAGGCCGTGGCTAACAACTTAGCCACGCTCGGCCTCAAAGTTCTGCCGTTGAGCGAACAGCTATACTACGCCTACAATTGGCTCTGCATAAAGTTTTTCAAGATGAAGGTGGAGGCCTATGTTCCCAACTTCAAGCTGGCGTTCCAGCATTTTTGCGTCCACCCGGGAGGGCGCGCCGTCGTCAGCGGAATCGGGAAAAGGTTGAAGCTGAGTGAGTACGATCTGGAGGCGTCGCGCATGGCGCTCTTTCGCTTCGGTAACACGTCGACGAGCGGCGTGTGGTACGAAATGGCGTACTTGGAAGCGAAGAGGCGGCTCAAGGTTGGCGAGCGCGTGTTACAGATT contains these protein-coding regions:
- the LOC131044578 gene encoding 3-ketoacyl-CoA synthase 9, which translates into the protein MNRCVGFVCILLELLYKRSVLAQLFVVAAALGWLLVQVIAKWRRQECYLVDFTCYKPPAERQANTEMSIYISASSEPIIPENSKFQWKIFLRSGLGEETSLSRHFFNEGMVPTLEEARVEMEETFFATADELFARTGVTPQDIDIVIVTVSTFTAAPSHAAVVANHYNMKENVKTFNLSGMGCSAGVLAVDMAKDLLLVNPDSYVLILTTENTTVNANYPGNDRTFMLTSCLFRVGGAALLLSNKPQEVARAKMRLVHSIRTNVAANDEAYSCIFVAEDDDGVYGVRLLHSLHAVAAKAVANNLATLGLKVLPLSEQLYYAYNWLCIKFFKMKVEAYVPNFKLAFQHFCVHPGGRAVVSGIGKRLKLSEYDLEASRMALFRFGNTSTSGVWYEMAYLEAKRRLKVGERVLQIALGSGFKCNTAVWEVLREKHPLESSCWDECIHRYPCDTNRKYTDDFCDQWLRRVGPTQSTSNDLDNTTG